A window of the Chloroflexus sp. Y-396-1 genome harbors these coding sequences:
- a CDS encoding molybdenum cofactor biosynthesis protein MoaE, with protein sequence MIEPFVITTEPLDPAPLVAAVQTPDDGAVVTFSGVVRNQFGGRPTAFLVYEAYAEMAVPVLRQIADEARARWPIGRVCVHHRVGRLEIGETAVLVVVAAPHRDAAFAAAAYIMDRIKEIAPIWKQEHWADGTAEWRE encoded by the coding sequence ATGATTGAACCATTTGTAATAACAACTGAGCCGCTTGATCCGGCGCCATTGGTAGCGGCGGTACAAACACCAGATGATGGCGCTGTAGTAACGTTCAGTGGTGTCGTGCGCAACCAATTCGGTGGCCGTCCAACAGCATTTCTGGTCTATGAAGCCTATGCCGAGATGGCGGTACCAGTGCTCCGCCAGATTGCCGATGAAGCACGGGCGCGCTGGCCTATCGGGCGTGTGTGTGTGCATCATCGGGTGGGTCGGTTGGAAATCGGCGAGACAGCAGTCCTGGTAGTCGTTGCCGCGCCGCACCGCGATGCAGCCTTCGCTGCTGCTGCATACATTATGGATCGGATCAAAGAAATTGCGCCAATCTGGAAGCAGGAACACTGGGCCGATGGAACCGCCGAGTGGCGTGAGTAA
- a CDS encoding SDR family NAD(P)-dependent oxidoreductase: MEFQGKVAIVTGGAQGIGRATALALAREGASVVIADRDEAATAALVAGINAWGGRALAVIADVSDEADAARIANETVLAFGGIDLLVNNAGIQQPGTIESTTLQLWNEIIAVNLTGVFLVSRFVMPELRRRGGGAIVNVASVYGLRAEPGWAAYSASKGGVIALTRAMAVDGATDGIRVNCVCPGLIDTSLLRANVALINAQRPDEALRAFARRIPLGRLGTPEEIADIILCLLSPTAGYLTGAVITADGGFEARL, translated from the coding sequence ATGGAATTTCAGGGGAAAGTTGCTATCGTAACCGGCGGCGCCCAAGGTATTGGACGGGCAACTGCGCTGGCATTAGCGCGTGAGGGGGCCAGTGTAGTGATTGCCGACCGCGACGAGGCGGCCACAGCAGCGTTAGTCGCCGGTATTAATGCCTGGGGTGGTCGGGCGCTAGCAGTAATCGCTGATGTCAGTGACGAGGCTGATGCCGCCCGGATTGCCAATGAAACGGTATTGGCGTTCGGTGGCATTGATCTGTTAGTGAACAACGCCGGTATTCAACAACCGGGCACGATTGAAAGTACGACGTTACAGCTCTGGAACGAGATTATCGCAGTCAATCTCACCGGTGTTTTTCTTGTCTCACGCTTCGTCATGCCCGAATTGCGGCGACGGGGTGGCGGCGCGATTGTCAATGTTGCATCAGTCTATGGTTTACGAGCTGAACCAGGTTGGGCAGCCTATTCGGCCTCTAAGGGTGGGGTGATTGCGCTGACCCGTGCAATGGCAGTTGATGGCGCGACTGATGGGATTAGGGTTAATTGTGTCTGCCCCGGTTTGATAGACACTTCATTGCTGCGGGCCAACGTAGCACTGATCAATGCCCAACGCCCGGATGAAGCACTGCGCGCCTTTGCCCGCCGTATACCTCTCGGTCGGCTGGGTACGCCAGAGGAGATTGCTGACATTATTCTCTGTCTGCTCAGTCCGACTGCCGGGTATCTGACCGGCGCCGTCATTACCGCCGACGGTGGATTTGAGGCCCGATTGTAA
- the moaD gene encoding molybdopterin converting factor subunit 1 — MITVTVRFFAGHRDIVGRAEAQYALTEGTTLGQLWEQLIAEYPRLAGYTGRLLFAVNQQFAQPSTVLANGDEVAFIPPVSGGRSDDV; from the coding sequence ATGATCACAGTTACAGTGCGTTTCTTCGCCGGTCACCGCGATATTGTCGGGCGTGCCGAGGCACAATACGCTCTGACTGAGGGAACAACGCTGGGTCAGTTATGGGAACAGTTGATAGCCGAATACCCGCGGCTTGCCGGCTACACTGGTAGACTGCTTTTCGCCGTGAATCAGCAGTTTGCGCAACCATCAACCGTGTTAGCCAATGGCGATGAAGTCGCCTTCATCCCGCCTGTCAGTGGCGGACGGAGTGATGACGTATGA
- a CDS encoding MoxR family ATPase has translation MEEVQQLAARIIANVEQVIVGKRRIVELVLVALLCRGHVLIEDVPGTGKTMLARSIARSIGSSFKRIQCTPDLLPSDVTGVSIFNQQTREFEFRPGPIMAQIVLADEINRATPKTQSALLEAMEERQITVDGVTHSLPQPFIVLATQNPIEYEGTFPLPEAQLDRFLLRVHIGYADRLDEIAILKRQRDGHPIETLPNVVDAAELLHLQEVIKQVHVDDLIVEYIVSLAVATREHGDVYLGASTRGALALYRAAQAWAAMNGRDFVIPDDVKLLAQPVLGHRLIISPAARVRNVTAQAIIDEVLAAVPVPGARAGRRFERIAGG, from the coding sequence GTGGAAGAGGTTCAGCAACTGGCTGCGCGGATTATCGCGAACGTCGAGCAAGTTATTGTCGGAAAACGTCGGATCGTTGAACTTGTCCTGGTGGCACTGTTGTGCCGCGGGCACGTCTTGATCGAAGATGTGCCCGGTACCGGCAAGACCATGCTGGCACGAAGCATCGCTCGCTCTATCGGATCGAGTTTTAAGCGTATTCAGTGTACACCCGATCTGTTGCCAAGCGATGTCACCGGAGTTTCGATCTTCAACCAGCAAACCCGCGAATTTGAGTTTCGCCCCGGCCCGATTATGGCGCAGATTGTGTTGGCCGATGAGATCAATCGGGCGACACCGAAAACGCAATCGGCCCTACTCGAAGCGATGGAGGAGCGGCAGATCACCGTTGATGGCGTGACCCACTCGTTGCCGCAGCCGTTTATTGTGCTGGCGACGCAAAATCCTATCGAGTACGAAGGGACGTTTCCGCTGCCTGAGGCGCAGCTCGACCGCTTCCTGCTGCGGGTTCATATCGGCTATGCGGATCGGCTTGATGAGATTGCGATTTTGAAACGCCAGCGCGATGGGCATCCGATTGAAACGTTACCGAATGTCGTTGATGCTGCTGAATTGCTGCATCTGCAAGAGGTGATTAAGCAGGTTCACGTTGATGACCTGATTGTCGAATACATTGTCTCCCTGGCCGTTGCCACCCGCGAGCACGGCGACGTGTACCTCGGCGCAAGTACACGGGGAGCATTAGCCCTCTATCGGGCTGCGCAGGCATGGGCAGCGATGAATGGGCGTGATTTTGTGATCCCTGATGATGTCAAATTGCTCGCTCAACCAGTGCTCGGCCATCGCCTGATCATCAGTCCGGCAGCTCGTGTGCGCAATGTGACGGCACAGGCAATTATTGATGAGGTGCTGGCCGCCGTACCGGTGCCGGGCGCACGCGCCGGTCGGCGCTTTGAACGTATAGCAGGAGGGTAG
- a CDS encoding FAD-binding domain-containing protein — translation MQLRTDLQTREEQAAYLAEALAGLFAGPVQPSPIRGGRRAALRQLRAFRVQHYARTRNDVVNRGVSMLSPYIRHGVLTLAEVRDSILSRFGHTPDTEKFVNELAWRAFWQLVYAHLGDRIHQDIEPAKYRTRVPRRRLPSEVMSATTGLVCIDESLRELYTTGYMHNHARMWVAAYLQHWLGVDWREGADLFYRHLLDGDPASNSLSWQWVGSTFSHKPYIFNRQNVERFSAGTYCTRCPLAHDGCPFDDSYENLAQRLFGVSLAELEGRR, via the coding sequence ATGCAACTCCGTACCGATTTACAAACTCGTGAAGAACAGGCAGCGTATTTGGCGGAAGCACTTGCCGGTCTTTTTGCGGGGCCAGTTCAGCCGTCGCCTATTCGGGGCGGGCGACGGGCAGCGCTTCGTCAGTTGCGTGCGTTTCGTGTTCAGCATTACGCCCGCACACGTAACGATGTGGTGAATCGTGGAGTTTCCATGCTCTCACCGTATATTCGCCACGGCGTTCTGACGCTGGCCGAAGTGCGCGACTCAATCTTGAGTCGGTTTGGACACACTCCCGATACGGAAAAGTTTGTCAATGAGCTAGCCTGGCGGGCGTTCTGGCAACTCGTGTATGCTCACCTCGGTGATCGAATTCATCAGGATATTGAGCCGGCCAAATATCGGACTCGTGTCCCACGTCGTCGTCTCCCATCAGAGGTGATGTCGGCCACGACCGGCCTGGTGTGCATCGACGAGTCGCTGCGCGAACTGTACACAACCGGTTACATGCACAACCATGCCCGCATGTGGGTGGCCGCGTATCTGCAACACTGGCTAGGTGTAGATTGGCGCGAGGGCGCCGATCTCTTCTACCGCCATCTGCTCGACGGCGATCCTGCCTCGAATAGCCTGTCGTGGCAATGGGTGGGCAGCACCTTCAGCCACAAACCGTACATTTTCAACCGCCAGAACGTAGAACGCTTCAGCGCCGGAACCTACTGTACGCGCTGCCCACTAGCTCACGATGGTTGCCCATTCGACGACAGTTACGAGAACCTGGCCCAACGGCTGTTTGGGGTGTCACTCGCGGAACTGGAGGGACGGCGATGA
- a CDS encoding tetratricopeptide repeat protein, whose amino-acid sequence MTERYLLHAVTTTDRYALYAIALARGDRAVLQGMLTPTDASGFNVNDELRRLERAYASVYAGEARLHDDPQAFFEAYLRQDAQLSDPSVRRLIERGVVVLEERLERIAADYDLIEERLTDDDYLTTTLTLSDYLFWLDEERAWRWLIPRFVEALAYSDNLRRGLPTEAGRWRRRLSARGKRRLEALQTLTSLRDEAAATGLSELERLAERGYLAGDGEAERRAILRWQRGRLYYYQQRYAEAMTALDQAEQGLPAGGQVLRDHLAEAYEDLGDQLGWRRAAGRTVDAQASPDAEDAYQKALRLGRVSAALYHALGAVQAKLGKYQQSLENRKKALEMNPQNAYAWNGLGYVYAALRHYDEAITAYQQALQLDPQFAAPWHGLGNVYRALRRYDEAITAFQHATRLDPQDAYSWNGLGNVYAALRRYDEAITAFQQALQLDPQFAAPWHGLGNVYYDLRRYDEAITAFQQALQLDPQFAAPWHGLGNVYRALRRYDEAITAFQHATRLDPQDAYSWNGLGLVYTLQGKLEQALNAWQRALELAPTEGSYHAALANVLRRLGGEEEARRAIETVRPLMEHESEYNRACFAAICGDHEEALRLLQIALDQHQVSRDWARLDPDFSSLHHDPRFWALVADREA is encoded by the coding sequence ATGACCGAGCGTTATCTGTTGCACGCGGTAACCACTACCGACCGCTACGCCCTCTACGCCATCGCCCTGGCCCGCGGTGATCGCGCTGTGTTACAGGGAATGCTCACCCCCACTGATGCATCAGGCTTCAATGTAAACGATGAACTACGCCGCCTGGAACGCGCTTATGCCTCGGTATACGCTGGTGAAGCCCGCCTGCACGACGACCCCCAGGCATTTTTCGAGGCATACCTGCGTCAGGACGCCCAACTGAGCGATCCTAGCGTGCGACGCCTGATTGAACGAGGGGTGGTCGTGTTAGAAGAGCGGCTGGAACGGATCGCAGCCGACTACGATCTGATTGAAGAGCGCTTAACCGATGACGACTATCTCACCACCACACTCACACTGAGCGACTACCTCTTCTGGCTTGACGAAGAGCGCGCCTGGCGCTGGCTGATCCCCCGTTTCGTCGAGGCGCTGGCCTATAGCGACAACCTGCGCCGAGGTCTGCCGACCGAGGCCGGGCGCTGGCGGAGGCGGCTGAGCGCTCGTGGCAAACGGCGGCTGGAAGCCCTGCAAACGCTCACAAGTCTGCGAGATGAAGCAGCAGCCACCGGCCTGAGCGAGCTAGAACGCCTGGCCGAGCGTGGCTATCTAGCGGGTGACGGCGAGGCTGAACGGCGCGCCATCCTACGCTGGCAGCGCGGACGACTGTACTACTACCAGCAGCGTTATGCAGAAGCAATGACCGCTCTTGACCAAGCCGAACAAGGTCTCCCTGCCGGTGGTCAGGTTCTGCGCGACCACCTGGCCGAAGCGTATGAAGACCTCGGCGACCAACTGGGTTGGCGACGAGCAGCGGGACGTACCGTTGATGCACAGGCTTCTCCGGACGCCGAGGATGCCTACCAGAAAGCTCTTCGCTTGGGTCGTGTCAGTGCTGCGCTTTACCATGCCCTGGGTGCAGTGCAAGCGAAACTAGGGAAGTACCAGCAGTCGTTGGAAAATCGCAAGAAGGCGTTGGAAATGAACCCACAGAATGCTTACGCCTGGAACGGGCTGGGGTACGTGTATGCTGCCCTGCGCCACTACGACGAGGCCATCACCGCTTACCAGCAGGCGCTTCAGCTCGACCCGCAATTCGCTGCCCCCTGGCACGGGCTGGGGAACGTGTATCGTGCCCTGCGCCGCTACGACGAGGCCATCACCGCCTTCCAACACGCGACTCGGCTCGACCCGCAAGACGCCTATTCCTGGAACGGGCTGGGGAACGTGTATGCTGCCCTGCGCCGCTACGACGAGGCCATCACCGCTTTCCAGCAGGCGCTTCAGCTCGACCCGCAATTCGCTGCCCCCTGGCACGGGCTGGGGAACGTGTACTACGACCTGCGCCGCTACGACGAGGCCATCACCGCTTTCCAGCAGGCGCTTCAGCTCGACCCGCAATTCGCTGCCCCCTGGCACGGGCTGGGGAACGTGTATCGTGCCCTGCGCCGCTACGACGAGGCCATCACCGCCTTCCAACACGCGACTCGGCTCGACCCGCAAGACGCCTATTCCTGGAACGGGCTGGGGCTGGTGTACACCCTTCAAGGCAAGCTGGAACAGGCGCTGAATGCCTGGCAACGGGCGCTGGAATTGGCACCAACAGAGGGTTCGTATCACGCTGCACTGGCCAACGTCTTGCGGCGGCTGGGAGGCGAGGAGGAGGCGCGCCGTGCGATTGAAACTGTCCGGCCATTGATGGAGCACGAGAGTGAGTATAACCGCGCTTGTTTCGCCGCGATCTGCGGTGATCATGAAGAGGCGTTGCGTCTGCTCCAGATTGCTCTCGACCAACATCAGGTGTCACGGGATTGGGCGCGCCTCGATCCCGATTTTTCATCATTGCACCACGATCCACGCTTCTGGGCATTGGTGGCCGATCGTGAGGCGTGA
- a CDS encoding deoxyribodipyrimidine photo-lyase, with translation MNGVIVWLHGDSLSPTDPALLANPDAPAIFVFDEPFLAAAQLSFKRLFFLYECALEAIADRNGSIRRGVVVDEVRAFAAEHQASTVHVTASVAPRFQQYVAELQTTGLQVVIHHPPTFVSWRGEPPRRFSAFWRRVAEEALRPGGTGPELPSEEVE, from the coding sequence ATGAACGGGGTGATTGTCTGGCTGCACGGTGATAGCCTTAGCCCGACCGATCCGGCATTGCTGGCAAACCCCGATGCGCCCGCCATATTCGTCTTCGATGAGCCATTTCTGGCGGCGGCTCAGTTGAGCTTTAAGCGGCTCTTTTTCCTCTACGAATGTGCGCTTGAAGCAATTGCTGATAGGAATGGTAGTATCCGGCGTGGTGTCGTGGTTGATGAAGTGCGAGCATTTGCCGCAGAGCATCAGGCTTCAACCGTCCACGTAACTGCCAGTGTTGCGCCGCGTTTTCAACAGTATGTAGCTGAACTACAGACCACCGGCCTACAGGTGGTTATTCATCATCCACCGACATTCGTCTCGTGGCGTGGCGAACCACCGCGTCGTTTCAGTGCCTTCTGGCGGCGCGTAGCGGAAGAAGCTCTCCGACCGGGGGGTACAGGGCCGGAGCTGCCGTCAGAAGAGGTGGAGTGA
- the mutM gene encoding bifunctional DNA-formamidopyrimidine glycosylase/DNA-(apurinic or apyrimidinic site) lyase → MPELPEVETVARSLVPQLQGRIIVSLAKLDWPKMITPPPAEFTALITGRRIETVGRRAKWLLLTLDRGWTMAIHLRMSGHLLVTEPTAAHEPHVHFALELDNGRCLIFNDQRKFGRVHLLDQQGLAALDRSHGPEPLTDDFTPDTLAQQLQHRRAPIKTLLIDQHLIAGIGNIYANEALWLAGIHPLTPGAALSPEQINHLHRAIRVVLQEAIANQGSSLRNYRDSYGQRGSQQEHFNVYDRAGKPCPRCQTLIERIVVAQRSTYFCPLCQRGMQPVT, encoded by the coding sequence ATGCCGGAACTACCTGAAGTCGAGACTGTCGCCCGTTCCCTTGTACCACAGCTTCAGGGCCGTATCATTGTGAGTTTGGCCAAACTCGACTGGCCGAAAATGATCACGCCGCCTCCTGCCGAATTTACTGCGCTGATCACTGGCCGACGGATCGAGACTGTCGGACGGCGAGCGAAGTGGCTTCTTCTCACCCTTGATCGTGGATGGACAATGGCAATCCATCTGCGTATGTCAGGGCACTTGCTGGTTACCGAACCGACTGCGGCTCATGAACCGCACGTGCATTTTGCCCTCGAACTTGATAATGGTCGTTGCCTGATCTTCAACGATCAACGCAAATTTGGGCGAGTTCATCTCCTCGATCAGCAGGGGCTGGCGGCGCTTGATCGATCCCATGGCCCAGAGCCACTGACAGATGATTTCACACCGGACACCCTGGCTCAACAACTGCAACACCGACGCGCACCGATTAAAACCTTACTCATCGATCAGCACCTGATCGCCGGAATTGGTAACATCTACGCCAATGAAGCCCTTTGGCTTGCCGGTATCCATCCGCTGACACCAGGTGCGGCGCTCTCGCCAGAGCAGATCAACCACCTGCATCGCGCCATTCGTGTCGTTCTTCAGGAAGCAATTGCCAACCAGGGCAGCTCATTACGCAATTATCGCGATAGTTACGGCCAACGCGGCTCGCAACAAGAACATTTTAACGTCTATGACCGGGCAGGTAAACCTTGCCCACGTTGCCAGACCCTGATCGAGCGGATCGTTGTCGCTCAGCGTAGTACCTACTTTTGCCCGTTATGTCAGCGAGGCATGCAACCGGTAACGTG